One window of Siniperca chuatsi isolate FFG_IHB_CAS linkage group LG15, ASM2008510v1, whole genome shotgun sequence genomic DNA carries:
- the hltf gene encoding helicase-like transcription factor isoform X1, whose protein sequence is MFSRRWRFGWDRYSEVDLFTDRHETSAETLSQAIRAAASEEPDADGSVLFGHLQGTVVGLRYYTGVVNLGEMVGLVRQPQNPYDRNAVMVANIYGNQVGHIKRELAAAMAYVMDNNLAKVEGVVHSGTKNSFTMPVMLSFWGKEENKNAVIESMACRGYKLNTSGSRPTGANQKSYNSQGARALPSKKGLTIPLTAEELKNAFDNLFEGLMESKDGEKEAAKCVGTPLLPHQKQALSWMCARENKSVLPPFWEKRGELYYNSLTCFSAKEIPERVRGGILADDMGLGKTLTTIALILTNFHKGKPLPVEKCKEQNSTLKTKSKPQMASKLQGSSSAGDGAGVSDAGAGSLCSDLPQVEVISVDSPDVVEIVNKSDKSTNKEKMKATKRKPSKEAPILLEDLDFAAALGGSASDTGSKKKKTAKKATPTLSVESSIAESADDLSARATLIITPLSVLSNWLDQFEQHVHANVKLNVYLYYGSERNRSKRFLSSQDVVITTYNVLSADFGNKSPLHGINWLRVVLDEGHVIRNPNAQMSKAVLDLKAQRRWILTGTPIQNSVKDLWMLLAFLRLKPFDVREWWNRVIQRPVTQGDRAGLQNLQTLVKCITLRRTKSSEVNGRPLVSLPEKTVCVEQVELSQPEREEYELARNEGRNTIGRYVAEGTVLRNYADVLAILMRLRQLCCHPDLLAKTSSDLGAAATPAELRERLIEKLRLVLASGSDEECSVCLDSVHLPVITHCAHVYCRPCIAQVISTEQEVARCPLCRSEIKSSELVEFPQEEIEEENSTNSEKWRASSKVQALMGNLLRLRCEDSSIKCLVVSQFTRFLTILETPLREHGFSVVRLDGTMSQKRRTQVIQEFQSSAANSPAIMLLSLKAGGVGLNLTAASHVFLMDPAWNPATEEQCIDRCHRLGQKRKVIVTKFIVKGSVEESMVKIQRQKQDLVEKAFGSTNTDRKTSRIDDIRALMEL, encoded by the exons ATGTTTTCCCGCAGGTGGAGGTTCGGTTGGGACAGATACAGTGAGGTGGACCTCTTCACAGACCGCCATGAGACCAGTGCAGAGACCCTCTCCCAGGCCATCAGAGCTGCAGCATCTGAGGAGCCGGACGCAGACGGCAGCGTGCTGTTTGGCCATCTGCAGGGCACTGTGGTCGGCCTCAGATATTACACAGGGGTG GTGAATCTAGGGGAAATGGTTGGTTTAGTGCGACAGCCCCAGAATCCATACGACCGCAATGCAGTGATGGTCGCCAACATTTATGGCAACCAAGTGGGTCATATCAAGCGGGAGCTAGCAGCAGCTATGGCCTACGTCATGGACAACAATTTGGCTAAAGTAGAGGG GGTGGTTCACTCAGGGACGAAAAACTCGTTCACCATGCCAGTGATGCTGTCCTTCTGGGGGAAGGAAGAGAACAAAAATGCTGTGATTGAATCCATGGCATGTCGTGGATATAAACTGAACACAAGTGGAAGCAGACCAACAG GTGCAAATCAGAAATCATATAACAGTCAAGGTGCTCGGGCATTGCCATCTAAAAAAGGTTTGACCATCCCACTAACTGCAGAGGAG ctgaAGAATGCATTTGACAACCTTTTTGAGGGCTTGATGGAGAgtaaagatggagagaaagaagcaGCCAAG tgtgtgGGTACTCCTCTCCTGCCTCACCAGAAGCAGGCACTGTCCTGGATGTGTGCTCGGGAAAACAAATCTGTGCTGCCACCCTTCTGGGAGAAGAGAGGCGAGCTGTACTATAACAGCCTCACATGTTTCTCTGCCAAAGAAATACCAGAGAGAGTTCGTGGGGGAATACTGGCAGATGACATGGGACTG ggAAAAACTCTGACAACCATCGCTCTGATCCTCACCAACTTTCACAAAGGAAAGCCTCTGCCTGTGGAGAAATGT AAGGAGCAGAATTCAACCCTCAAAACCAAATCTAAACCACAGATGGCCTCCAAACTGCAAG GAAGCAGCAGTGCAGGAGATGGAGCAGGAGTGAGTGATGCAGGAGCTGGTTCTCTATGCTCAGACCT TCCTCAGGTGGAGGTGATCTCTGTTGATTCGCCAGATGTAGTGGAGATAGTGAACAAGTCAGATAAAA gtacaaacaaagaaaagatgaaAGCCACCAAGCGAAAGCCCAGTAAAG AGGCCCCCATATTGCTGGAGGATCTGGACTTTGCTGCAGCACTGGGTGGCTCAGCATCAGATACAGgctcaaagaagaagaaaactgcaaagaagGCCACTCCCACACTGA GTGTGGAATCCTCCATCGCTGAAAGTGCAGATGACTTATCAGCTAGAGCGACTCTCATTATCACCCCGCTCTCTGTGCTCAGCAACTGGCTG gaccAGTTTGAGCAGCATGTGCATGCTAACGTGAAGCTAAACGTGTATCTGTATTACGGCTCAGAGCGCAACAGGAGCAAGAGGTTTCTGTCCTCTCAGGACGTGGTGATCACCACCTACAACGTCCTCTCTGCCGACTTTGGG AATAAGAGTCCTCTCCATGGGATCAATTGGCTGAGGGTTGTGCTGGACGAAGGACATGTCATAAGAAACCCCAATGCACAAATGAGTAAGGCTGTGCTCGACCTAAAAGCTCAGCGGCGCTGGATTTTGACAG GTACTCCTATTCAGAACAGTGTGAAGGACCTGTGGATGCTGCTGGCCTTCCTGCGTCTGAAGCCCTTCGATGTGAGGGAGTGGTGGAACAGAGTGATCCAGAGACCCGTTACTCAAGGAGACAGAGCTGGCCTGCA GAACCTTCAGACCTTGGTGAAGTGCATCACTCTGAGGCGGACCAAGAGCAGTGAGGTGAATGGGCGCCCCCTGGTGTCTCTGCCTGAGAAGACAGTATGTGTGGAGCAGGTCGAGCTGAgccagccagagagagaggagtacGAGCTGGCACGCAATGAGGGAAGAAACACTATCGGCAg atACGTAGCTGAAGGGACAGTCTTGAGGAATTATGCTGATGTGCTGGCCATCCTGATGAGGCTTCGACAGCTCTGCTGCCACCCTGATCTGCTGGCAAAAACATCCTCAGACCTGG GTGCTGCAGCGACGCCTGCAGAGCTGCGAGAGCGTCTGATAGAGAAGCTACGGTTGGTGTTGGCCAGCGGCTCTGATGAGGAGTGCTCTGTGTGTCTGGACTCTGTCCATCTGCCCGTCATTACACACTGTGCCCACGTTTACTGCCGGCCCTGCATCGCCCAGGTTATCAGCACTGAGCAG GAAGTGGCACGCTGTCCTCTCTGTCGAAGTGAGATCAAGTCCAGTGAACTGGTGGAGTTTCCACAGGAGGAAATCGAGGAAGAGAACAGTACAAACTCTGAGAAGTGGAGGGCAAGCTCGAAG gTGCAGGCACTGATGGGAAACCTGCTCAGGCTGCGATGTGAAGACAGCAGCATTAAGTGTTTGGTCGTCTCTCAGTTTACACGCTTCCTCACCATACTGGAGACTCCACTCag AGAGCATGGTTTCAGTGTTGTGCGTTTGGACGGCACCATGAGCCAAAAGAGGAGGACTCAAGTCATCCAGGAGTTTCAGAGCTCTGCAGCCAACAGCCCTGCTATCATGCTTCTGTCACTCAAAGCTGGGGGGGTGGGGCTTAACTTGACAGCCGCCTCTCATGTTTTCCTCATGGACCCT GCATGGAATCCTGCTACTGAGGAGCAGTGTATCGACCGCTGCCACCGTCTGGGACAGAAGAGGAAAGTCATCGTCACCAAG TTCATTGTGAAAGGTTCAGTGGAGGAGAGCATGGTGAAGATCCAGCGGCAGAAGCAGGACCTGGTGGAGAAAGCATTTGGCTCAACCAACACTGATAGGAAAACATCTCGCATTGATGACATCCGAGCTCTGATGGAGCTGTAG
- the gyg1a gene encoding glycogenin-1a isoform X3, producing the protein MVLGQSLRNHNTTRKLVALVGPHVAEPCRDALRSIFDEVRVVDVMDSGDAAHLSMMKRPDLGVTFTKLHCWTLTHYSKCVFMDADTLVLSNIDELFEREELSAAPDPGWPDCFNSGVFVFRPSNETHEKLLTFCSENGSFDGGDQGVLNSFFSTWATADISKHLPFIYNLSSIAIYSYLPAFKQYGRDAKVVHFLGKVKPWNHSYDAQSGEVKGHSLSPDLCQLHPDYLLMWWQLFAKSVLPLLQQAYGDTPFNSGFVEASEDGKLHEDVREQPEPFSPPPQKVSSEERKQRWEAGQIDYMGDDSFANIERKLDSFLK; encoded by the exons ATGGTTCTCGGCCAGTCGTTACGAAACCACAACACAACCAGGAAACTGGTCGCACTCGTAGGACCTCATGTTGCAGAGCCTTGCAG AGATGCACTGCGCTCCATTTTTGACGAGGTGCGTGTGGTGGACGTTATGGACTCGGGCGATGCGGCTCATCTGTCCATGATGAAGCGTCCGGACCTGGGAGTAACATTCACAAAACTGCACTGCTGGACTCTCACACACTATAgcaagtgtgtgttcatggacGCAGACACATtg GTGCTGTCAAATATAGATGAACTCTTTGAGAGAGAGGAACTATCTGCAGCGCCAGATCCTGGTTGGCCAGACTGTTTCAACTCCGGGGTGTTCGTCTTCAGACCGTCCAATGAGACGCATGAGAAGCTGCTCACGTTCTGCAGTGAAAACGGCAGCTTCGACG GCGGAGATCAGGGGGTTCTCAACAGTTTCTTTAGCACCTGGGCGACGGCAGATATTTCCAAACACCTTCCCTTCATCTACAACCTCAGCAGTATCGCCATCTACTCCTACCTGCCAGCTTTCAAAca GTACGGCCGTGACGCCAAGGTGGTGCACTTCCTGGGCAAGGTGAAGCCATGGAACCACTCCTACGATGCTCAGAGCGgcgaggtcaaaggtcactctCTGTCCCCGGACCTGTGCCAGCTGCACCCCGACTACCTGCTCATGTGGTGGCAGCTGTTTGCCAAATCTGTGCTGCCTTTGCTGCAGCAGGCCTACGGGGACACGCCCTTCAACAGCGGCTTCGTAGAGGCGAGCGAGGAC GGTAAGCTTCATGAGGATGTGAGAGAGCAACCCGAgcccttttctcctcctccccagaAGGTTTCATCAGAAGAGCGGAAGCAGCGCTGGGAAGCGGGCCAGATCGACTACATGGGTGACGACTCCTTCGCCAACATCGAGCGAAAGCTTGACTCCTTCTTAAAGTAG
- the hltf gene encoding helicase-like transcription factor isoform X2, which produces MVGLVRQPQNPYDRNAVMVANIYGNQVGHIKRELAAAMAYVMDNNLAKVEGVVHSGTKNSFTMPVMLSFWGKEENKNAVIESMACRGYKLNTSGSRPTGANQKSYNSQGARALPSKKGLTIPLTAEELKNAFDNLFEGLMESKDGEKEAAKCVGTPLLPHQKQALSWMCARENKSVLPPFWEKRGELYYNSLTCFSAKEIPERVRGGILADDMGLGKTLTTIALILTNFHKGKPLPVEKCKEQNSTLKTKSKPQMASKLQGSSSAGDGAGVSDAGAGSLCSDLPQVEVISVDSPDVVEIVNKSDKSTNKEKMKATKRKPSKEAPILLEDLDFAAALGGSASDTGSKKKKTAKKATPTLSVESSIAESADDLSARATLIITPLSVLSNWLDQFEQHVHANVKLNVYLYYGSERNRSKRFLSSQDVVITTYNVLSADFGNKSPLHGINWLRVVLDEGHVIRNPNAQMSKAVLDLKAQRRWILTGTPIQNSVKDLWMLLAFLRLKPFDVREWWNRVIQRPVTQGDRAGLQNLQTLVKCITLRRTKSSEVNGRPLVSLPEKTVCVEQVELSQPEREEYELARNEGRNTIGRYVAEGTVLRNYADVLAILMRLRQLCCHPDLLAKTSSDLGAAATPAELRERLIEKLRLVLASGSDEECSVCLDSVHLPVITHCAHVYCRPCIAQVISTEQEVARCPLCRSEIKSSELVEFPQEEIEEENSTNSEKWRASSKVQALMGNLLRLRCEDSSIKCLVVSQFTRFLTILETPLREHGFSVVRLDGTMSQKRRTQVIQEFQSSAANSPAIMLLSLKAGGVGLNLTAASHVFLMDPAWNPATEEQCIDRCHRLGQKRKVIVTKFIVKGSVEESMVKIQRQKQDLVEKAFGSTNTDRKTSRIDDIRALMEL; this is translated from the exons ATGGTTGGTTTAGTGCGACAGCCCCAGAATCCATACGACCGCAATGCAGTGATGGTCGCCAACATTTATGGCAACCAAGTGGGTCATATCAAGCGGGAGCTAGCAGCAGCTATGGCCTACGTCATGGACAACAATTTGGCTAAAGTAGAGGG GGTGGTTCACTCAGGGACGAAAAACTCGTTCACCATGCCAGTGATGCTGTCCTTCTGGGGGAAGGAAGAGAACAAAAATGCTGTGATTGAATCCATGGCATGTCGTGGATATAAACTGAACACAAGTGGAAGCAGACCAACAG GTGCAAATCAGAAATCATATAACAGTCAAGGTGCTCGGGCATTGCCATCTAAAAAAGGTTTGACCATCCCACTAACTGCAGAGGAG ctgaAGAATGCATTTGACAACCTTTTTGAGGGCTTGATGGAGAgtaaagatggagagaaagaagcaGCCAAG tgtgtgGGTACTCCTCTCCTGCCTCACCAGAAGCAGGCACTGTCCTGGATGTGTGCTCGGGAAAACAAATCTGTGCTGCCACCCTTCTGGGAGAAGAGAGGCGAGCTGTACTATAACAGCCTCACATGTTTCTCTGCCAAAGAAATACCAGAGAGAGTTCGTGGGGGAATACTGGCAGATGACATGGGACTG ggAAAAACTCTGACAACCATCGCTCTGATCCTCACCAACTTTCACAAAGGAAAGCCTCTGCCTGTGGAGAAATGT AAGGAGCAGAATTCAACCCTCAAAACCAAATCTAAACCACAGATGGCCTCCAAACTGCAAG GAAGCAGCAGTGCAGGAGATGGAGCAGGAGTGAGTGATGCAGGAGCTGGTTCTCTATGCTCAGACCT TCCTCAGGTGGAGGTGATCTCTGTTGATTCGCCAGATGTAGTGGAGATAGTGAACAAGTCAGATAAAA gtacaaacaaagaaaagatgaaAGCCACCAAGCGAAAGCCCAGTAAAG AGGCCCCCATATTGCTGGAGGATCTGGACTTTGCTGCAGCACTGGGTGGCTCAGCATCAGATACAGgctcaaagaagaagaaaactgcaaagaagGCCACTCCCACACTGA GTGTGGAATCCTCCATCGCTGAAAGTGCAGATGACTTATCAGCTAGAGCGACTCTCATTATCACCCCGCTCTCTGTGCTCAGCAACTGGCTG gaccAGTTTGAGCAGCATGTGCATGCTAACGTGAAGCTAAACGTGTATCTGTATTACGGCTCAGAGCGCAACAGGAGCAAGAGGTTTCTGTCCTCTCAGGACGTGGTGATCACCACCTACAACGTCCTCTCTGCCGACTTTGGG AATAAGAGTCCTCTCCATGGGATCAATTGGCTGAGGGTTGTGCTGGACGAAGGACATGTCATAAGAAACCCCAATGCACAAATGAGTAAGGCTGTGCTCGACCTAAAAGCTCAGCGGCGCTGGATTTTGACAG GTACTCCTATTCAGAACAGTGTGAAGGACCTGTGGATGCTGCTGGCCTTCCTGCGTCTGAAGCCCTTCGATGTGAGGGAGTGGTGGAACAGAGTGATCCAGAGACCCGTTACTCAAGGAGACAGAGCTGGCCTGCA GAACCTTCAGACCTTGGTGAAGTGCATCACTCTGAGGCGGACCAAGAGCAGTGAGGTGAATGGGCGCCCCCTGGTGTCTCTGCCTGAGAAGACAGTATGTGTGGAGCAGGTCGAGCTGAgccagccagagagagaggagtacGAGCTGGCACGCAATGAGGGAAGAAACACTATCGGCAg atACGTAGCTGAAGGGACAGTCTTGAGGAATTATGCTGATGTGCTGGCCATCCTGATGAGGCTTCGACAGCTCTGCTGCCACCCTGATCTGCTGGCAAAAACATCCTCAGACCTGG GTGCTGCAGCGACGCCTGCAGAGCTGCGAGAGCGTCTGATAGAGAAGCTACGGTTGGTGTTGGCCAGCGGCTCTGATGAGGAGTGCTCTGTGTGTCTGGACTCTGTCCATCTGCCCGTCATTACACACTGTGCCCACGTTTACTGCCGGCCCTGCATCGCCCAGGTTATCAGCACTGAGCAG GAAGTGGCACGCTGTCCTCTCTGTCGAAGTGAGATCAAGTCCAGTGAACTGGTGGAGTTTCCACAGGAGGAAATCGAGGAAGAGAACAGTACAAACTCTGAGAAGTGGAGGGCAAGCTCGAAG gTGCAGGCACTGATGGGAAACCTGCTCAGGCTGCGATGTGAAGACAGCAGCATTAAGTGTTTGGTCGTCTCTCAGTTTACACGCTTCCTCACCATACTGGAGACTCCACTCag AGAGCATGGTTTCAGTGTTGTGCGTTTGGACGGCACCATGAGCCAAAAGAGGAGGACTCAAGTCATCCAGGAGTTTCAGAGCTCTGCAGCCAACAGCCCTGCTATCATGCTTCTGTCACTCAAAGCTGGGGGGGTGGGGCTTAACTTGACAGCCGCCTCTCATGTTTTCCTCATGGACCCT GCATGGAATCCTGCTACTGAGGAGCAGTGTATCGACCGCTGCCACCGTCTGGGACAGAAGAGGAAAGTCATCGTCACCAAG TTCATTGTGAAAGGTTCAGTGGAGGAGAGCATGGTGAAGATCCAGCGGCAGAAGCAGGACCTGGTGGAGAAAGCATTTGGCTCAACCAACACTGATAGGAAAACATCTCGCATTGATGACATCCGAGCTCTGATGGAGCTGTAG